The Daucus carota subsp. sativus chromosome 2, DH1 v3.0, whole genome shotgun sequence genome includes a window with the following:
- the LOC135150346 gene encoding uncharacterized protein LOC135150346 has product MAGGSSHTQTPIPQLTKLNYDTWNIQMKTWLKAEETWEMVGDGFTEPENLGALSQAQQNKLKDERKRDNRALSDLQNAIEDSFFEKIAGAETSKEAWDILFKTFKGADRVKQVRLQTLRGEMESMTMKETESVSDYITRVEKITNQLKNNGEEITEARIVEKILRFLTGKFVNIVCAIEESKNLSEMKVDQEEQLKEKSVIPVANLGTSQRRAGASNHMSGHHHLFQSLKEGACGSVSFGDASKVQLLQKGYEIFTKGQQMQLRDKTGRVVLSSEMEIECSR; this is encoded by the exons ATGGCTGGAGGTTCATCACATACACAGACTCCCATCCCACAACTCACAAAGCTCAACTATGACACTTGGAACATACAAATGAAGACTTGGTTAAAGGCTGAAGAAACTTGGGAGATGGTCGGAGATGGTTTCACAGAACCTGAAAATCTGGGAGCTTTGTCACAAGctcaacaaaataaattaaaggaTGAAAGAAAGAGAGACAACCGAGCTCTAAGTGATTTGCAGAATGCAATAGAAGATTCATTTTTTGAGAAGATTGCAGGAGCTGAAACATCCAAGGAGGCTTGGGACATCTTGTTTAAGACATTCAAGGGGGCAGACAGGGTGAAGCAAGTGCGTTTACAAACACTTAGAGGTGAAATGGAATCTATGACAATGAAGGAGACAGAAAGTGTTTCAGATTACATCACAAGGGTGGAAAAGATAACAAATCAACTAAAGAACAATGGAGAGGAGATAACTGAAGCAAGAATAGTAGAGAAGATCCTTAGATTTTTGACAGGCAAATTTGTAAATATTGTCTGTGCAATAGAAGAGTCAAAAAATCTTTCAGAGATGAAGGTAGATCAGGAAGAACAACTCAAGGAAAAGAGTGTTATACCTGTGGCAAATTTGGGCACATCTCAAAGGCGTGCTG GTGCAAGTAATCATATGAGTGGGCACCATCATTTGTTTCAAAGTCTAAAAGAAGGAGCATGTGGGAGCGTTTCATTTGGAGATGCATCAAAAGTTCAG TTGTTGCAGAAGGGATACGAAATTTTTACAAAGGGGCAGCAGATGCAATTAAGAGACAAAACTGGTAGGGTTGTCTTAAGTTCTGAGATGGAAATAGAATGTTCAAGGTGA